In Sesamum indicum cultivar Zhongzhi No. 13 unplaced genomic scaffold, S_indicum_v1.0 scaffold00120, whole genome shotgun sequence, a single window of DNA contains:
- the LOC105179007 gene encoding 4-alpha-glucanotransferase, chloroplastic/amyloplastic isoform X1 encodes MAISTSLSLFSASPSSSPKPILAGPVKPSSVTVRFKNGGGLSAGDDLPMDYETWLPKRDVKDRRRAGILLHPTSLPGPFGIGDLGPQAFQFVDWLHDAGCSLWQVLPLVPPGRRADEEGSPYSGQDANCGNTLLISLEELVKDGLLSKEELPKPLDMDRVNFTAVADIKDPLVAEAARRLILCEGELKDQLLEFRKDPNIAGWLEDAAYFAAIDDTLNTFSWYDWPDPLKNRHLAALEEIYQSKKEFIDIFIAQQFLFQRQWQKVHDYARMKGINIMGDMPIYVGYHSADVWANKKQFLLQNSSSFPLLVSGVPPDAFSETGQLWNSPLYDWKAMERDGFSWWIRRIRRAQNLFDDFRIDHFRGFAGFWAVPSEAKVAMVGRWKVGPGKSLFDAIFRAVGDINIIAEDLGVITEDVVQLRRSIGAPGMAVLQFGFGSDAENPHLPHNHEQNQVVYTGTHDNDTIRGWWDILPQEEKSNVVKYLGNIVEEDISWGLIQAALSSVAKTAIIPMQDVLGLGSSARMNIPATQYGNWSWRVPKSKPFDSLMSEAKRLREMLIMYGRL; translated from the exons ATGGCAATATCCACCTCTCTCTCCTTGTTCTCCGCCTCTCCCTCTTCCTCTCCAAAGCCCATTCTCGCCGGTCCCGTCAAGCCCAGTAGTGTAACTGTCCGCTTCAAGAATGGTGGCGGCTTATCTGCAGGAGATGACCTGCCGATGGACTACGAGACGTGGCTCCCGAAACGGGACGTCAAGGATCGCAGGAGGGCCGGAATTCTCCTCCACCCGACGTCGTTGCCTGGTCCTTTTGGCATCGGTGATCTCGGCCCTCAAGCCTTCCAGTTCGTCGACTGGCTTCACGACGCCGGCTGCTCCCTTTGGCAG GTTCTGCCTCTTGTTCCTCCTGGGAGGAGGGCTGATGAAGAGGGATCTCCATACTCTGGACAG GATGCTAACTGCGGCAACACTCTTTTGATTTCTCTTGAAGAACTTGTGAAAGATGGTCTACTGTCAAAGGAAGAGCTTCCAAAACCATT AGATATGGATCGTGTGAATTTCACAGCTGTTGCTGACATCAAGGATCCCTTGGTAGCTGAG GCTGCAAGGAGGCTTATTTTGTGTGAGGGGGAGCTAAAGGATCAACTTCTGGAGTTCCGTAAGGATCCAAACATTGCAG GTTGGCTTGAGGACGCGGCATACTTTGCTGCCATTGACGACACTTTGAATACATTTAGCTGGTATGATTGGCCTGATCCGTTGAAAAATCGTCATCTTGCTGCTTTGGAAGAAATTTATCAAAGCAAAAAGGAATTT ATAGATATATTCATTGCTCAGCAATTTTTGTTCCAAAGGCAATGGCAAAAGGTTCATGATTATGCACGGATGAAAGGAATCAATATCATGGGAGATATGCCTATATATGTTGGTTATCATAGTGCAGATGTGTGGGCTAATAAGAAACAATTTTTGCTG CAGAACAGCAGCAGCTTTCCTCTCCTAGTTAGTGGCGTTCCTCCAGATGCCTTCAGTGAAACTGGTCAGCTCTGGAACAG CCCTTTATATGATTGGAAAGCTATGGAAAGAGATGGATTCTCATGGTGGATACGGCGTATAAGGCGCgcacaaaatttatttgatgatttccGGATTGATCACTTTCGAGGATTTGCTGGCTTTTGGGCTGTTCCTTCAG AAGCAAAAGTTGCAATGGTAGGGCGATGGAAG GTCGGACCTGGGAAGTCTCTTTTCGACGCCATCTTCAGAGCTGTTGGAGATATCAATATCATAGCAGAAGACTTG GGGGTAATTACGGAAGATGTGGTGCAGCTTAGGAGGTCCATTGGGGCACCTGGAATGGCAGTCCTCCAGTTTG GCTTCGGTAGTGATGCTGAAAATCCACATTTGCCCCATAATCATGAACAAAACCAAGTCGTGTACACCGGCACTCATGACAACGACACG ATTCGAGGATGGTGGGACATTTTGCCACAAGAAGAGAAGTCTAAT GTGGTCAAGTATCTCGGTAATATTGTCGAAGAAGATATCTCGTGGGGGCTAATCCAAGCTGCACTTTCTTCAGTTGCGAAAACTGCAATTATACCCATGCAGGACGTGCTGGGATTAGGAAGTTCTGCTAGGATGAACATTCCAGCAACTCAG
- the LOC105179007 gene encoding 4-alpha-glucanotransferase, chloroplastic/amyloplastic isoform X3: MAISTSLSLFSASPSSSPKPILAGPVKPSSVTVRFKNGGGLSAGDDLPMDYETWLPKRDVKDRRRAGILLHPTSLPGPFGIGDLGPQAFQFVDWLHDAGCSLWQVLPLVPPGRRADEEGSPYSGQDANCGNTLLISLEELVKDGLLSKEELPKPLDMDRVNFTAVADIKDPLVAEAARRLILCEGELKDQLLEFRKDPNIAGWLEDAAYFAAIDDTLNTFSWYDWPDPLKNRHLAALEEIYQSKKEFIDIFIAQQFLFQRQWQKVHDYARMKGINIMGDMPIYVGYHSADVWANKKQFLLQNSSSFPLLVSGVPPDAFSETGQLWNSPLYDWKAMERDGFSWWIRRIRRAQNLFDDFRIDHFRGFAGFWAVPSEAKVAMVGRWKGVITEDVVQLRRSIGAPGMAVLQFGFGSDAENPHLPHNHEQNQVVYTGTHDNDTIRGWWDILPQEEKSNVVKYLGNIVEEDISWGLIQAALSSVAKTAIIPMQDVLGLGSSARMNIPATQYGNWSWRVPKSKPFDSLMSEAKRLREMLIMYGRL; this comes from the exons ATGGCAATATCCACCTCTCTCTCCTTGTTCTCCGCCTCTCCCTCTTCCTCTCCAAAGCCCATTCTCGCCGGTCCCGTCAAGCCCAGTAGTGTAACTGTCCGCTTCAAGAATGGTGGCGGCTTATCTGCAGGAGATGACCTGCCGATGGACTACGAGACGTGGCTCCCGAAACGGGACGTCAAGGATCGCAGGAGGGCCGGAATTCTCCTCCACCCGACGTCGTTGCCTGGTCCTTTTGGCATCGGTGATCTCGGCCCTCAAGCCTTCCAGTTCGTCGACTGGCTTCACGACGCCGGCTGCTCCCTTTGGCAG GTTCTGCCTCTTGTTCCTCCTGGGAGGAGGGCTGATGAAGAGGGATCTCCATACTCTGGACAG GATGCTAACTGCGGCAACACTCTTTTGATTTCTCTTGAAGAACTTGTGAAAGATGGTCTACTGTCAAAGGAAGAGCTTCCAAAACCATT AGATATGGATCGTGTGAATTTCACAGCTGTTGCTGACATCAAGGATCCCTTGGTAGCTGAG GCTGCAAGGAGGCTTATTTTGTGTGAGGGGGAGCTAAAGGATCAACTTCTGGAGTTCCGTAAGGATCCAAACATTGCAG GTTGGCTTGAGGACGCGGCATACTTTGCTGCCATTGACGACACTTTGAATACATTTAGCTGGTATGATTGGCCTGATCCGTTGAAAAATCGTCATCTTGCTGCTTTGGAAGAAATTTATCAAAGCAAAAAGGAATTT ATAGATATATTCATTGCTCAGCAATTTTTGTTCCAAAGGCAATGGCAAAAGGTTCATGATTATGCACGGATGAAAGGAATCAATATCATGGGAGATATGCCTATATATGTTGGTTATCATAGTGCAGATGTGTGGGCTAATAAGAAACAATTTTTGCTG CAGAACAGCAGCAGCTTTCCTCTCCTAGTTAGTGGCGTTCCTCCAGATGCCTTCAGTGAAACTGGTCAGCTCTGGAACAG CCCTTTATATGATTGGAAAGCTATGGAAAGAGATGGATTCTCATGGTGGATACGGCGTATAAGGCGCgcacaaaatttatttgatgatttccGGATTGATCACTTTCGAGGATTTGCTGGCTTTTGGGCTGTTCCTTCAG AAGCAAAAGTTGCAATGGTAGGGCGATGGAAG GGGGTAATTACGGAAGATGTGGTGCAGCTTAGGAGGTCCATTGGGGCACCTGGAATGGCAGTCCTCCAGTTTG GCTTCGGTAGTGATGCTGAAAATCCACATTTGCCCCATAATCATGAACAAAACCAAGTCGTGTACACCGGCACTCATGACAACGACACG ATTCGAGGATGGTGGGACATTTTGCCACAAGAAGAGAAGTCTAAT GTGGTCAAGTATCTCGGTAATATTGTCGAAGAAGATATCTCGTGGGGGCTAATCCAAGCTGCACTTTCTTCAGTTGCGAAAACTGCAATTATACCCATGCAGGACGTGCTGGGATTAGGAAGTTCTGCTAGGATGAACATTCCAGCAACTCAG
- the LOC105179007 gene encoding 4-alpha-glucanotransferase, chloroplastic/amyloplastic isoform X2 yields the protein MAISTSLSLFSASPSSSPKPILAGPVKPSSVTVRFKNGGGLSAGDDLPMDYETWLPKRDVKDRRRAGILLHPTSLPGPFGIGDLGPQAFQFVDWLHDAGCSLWQVLPLVPPGRRADEEGSPYSGQDANCGNTLLISLEELVKDGLLSKEELPKPLDMDRVNFTAVADIKDPLVAEAARRLILCEGELKDQLLEFRKDPNIAGWLEDAAYFAAIDDTLNTFSWYDWPDPLKNRHLAALEEIYQSKKEFIDIFIAQQFLFQRQWQKVHDYARMKGINIMGDMPIYVGYHSADVWANKKQFLLNSSSFPLLVSGVPPDAFSETGQLWNSPLYDWKAMERDGFSWWIRRIRRAQNLFDDFRIDHFRGFAGFWAVPSEAKVAMVGRWKVGPGKSLFDAIFRAVGDINIIAEDLGVITEDVVQLRRSIGAPGMAVLQFGFGSDAENPHLPHNHEQNQVVYTGTHDNDTIRGWWDILPQEEKSNVVKYLGNIVEEDISWGLIQAALSSVAKTAIIPMQDVLGLGSSARMNIPATQYGNWSWRVPKSKPFDSLMSEAKRLREMLIMYGRL from the exons ATGGCAATATCCACCTCTCTCTCCTTGTTCTCCGCCTCTCCCTCTTCCTCTCCAAAGCCCATTCTCGCCGGTCCCGTCAAGCCCAGTAGTGTAACTGTCCGCTTCAAGAATGGTGGCGGCTTATCTGCAGGAGATGACCTGCCGATGGACTACGAGACGTGGCTCCCGAAACGGGACGTCAAGGATCGCAGGAGGGCCGGAATTCTCCTCCACCCGACGTCGTTGCCTGGTCCTTTTGGCATCGGTGATCTCGGCCCTCAAGCCTTCCAGTTCGTCGACTGGCTTCACGACGCCGGCTGCTCCCTTTGGCAG GTTCTGCCTCTTGTTCCTCCTGGGAGGAGGGCTGATGAAGAGGGATCTCCATACTCTGGACAG GATGCTAACTGCGGCAACACTCTTTTGATTTCTCTTGAAGAACTTGTGAAAGATGGTCTACTGTCAAAGGAAGAGCTTCCAAAACCATT AGATATGGATCGTGTGAATTTCACAGCTGTTGCTGACATCAAGGATCCCTTGGTAGCTGAG GCTGCAAGGAGGCTTATTTTGTGTGAGGGGGAGCTAAAGGATCAACTTCTGGAGTTCCGTAAGGATCCAAACATTGCAG GTTGGCTTGAGGACGCGGCATACTTTGCTGCCATTGACGACACTTTGAATACATTTAGCTGGTATGATTGGCCTGATCCGTTGAAAAATCGTCATCTTGCTGCTTTGGAAGAAATTTATCAAAGCAAAAAGGAATTT ATAGATATATTCATTGCTCAGCAATTTTTGTTCCAAAGGCAATGGCAAAAGGTTCATGATTATGCACGGATGAAAGGAATCAATATCATGGGAGATATGCCTATATATGTTGGTTATCATAGTGCAGATGTGTGGGCTAATAAGAAACAATTTTTGCTG AACAGCAGCAGCTTTCCTCTCCTAGTTAGTGGCGTTCCTCCAGATGCCTTCAGTGAAACTGGTCAGCTCTGGAACAG CCCTTTATATGATTGGAAAGCTATGGAAAGAGATGGATTCTCATGGTGGATACGGCGTATAAGGCGCgcacaaaatttatttgatgatttccGGATTGATCACTTTCGAGGATTTGCTGGCTTTTGGGCTGTTCCTTCAG AAGCAAAAGTTGCAATGGTAGGGCGATGGAAG GTCGGACCTGGGAAGTCTCTTTTCGACGCCATCTTCAGAGCTGTTGGAGATATCAATATCATAGCAGAAGACTTG GGGGTAATTACGGAAGATGTGGTGCAGCTTAGGAGGTCCATTGGGGCACCTGGAATGGCAGTCCTCCAGTTTG GCTTCGGTAGTGATGCTGAAAATCCACATTTGCCCCATAATCATGAACAAAACCAAGTCGTGTACACCGGCACTCATGACAACGACACG ATTCGAGGATGGTGGGACATTTTGCCACAAGAAGAGAAGTCTAAT GTGGTCAAGTATCTCGGTAATATTGTCGAAGAAGATATCTCGTGGGGGCTAATCCAAGCTGCACTTTCTTCAGTTGCGAAAACTGCAATTATACCCATGCAGGACGTGCTGGGATTAGGAAGTTCTGCTAGGATGAACATTCCAGCAACTCAG